One Lentibacillus cibarius DNA window includes the following coding sequences:
- the fumC gene encoding class II fumarate hydratase: protein MEYRVEKDTLGEIHVPADKFWGAQTQRSKQNFPIGNEEMPAEVIKAFAILKKSAAKANSELGLLEQEKAEAIAHAADQIINGTLDEHFPLVVWQTGSGTQSNMNVNEVIAHAGSNWLKEQGSELQLHPNDDVNKSQSSNDTYPTAMHIAFALKLEDVVLPALQTMKNTLHEKMNAFQDIVKIGRTHLQDATPLTLGQEVSGWHRMLEKSEQMISESLHHVKQLAIGGTAVGTGLNAHPDFSEAVTKAISEVTGKQFISAPNKFHALTSHDEAVFAHGALKGLASDLMKIANDVRWLASGPRCGIGEISIPANEPGSSIMPGKVNPTQSEAVTMAAAQVMGNDATIGFAASQGNFELNVFKPVIAYNFLQSAQLLADSILSFDERCVQGIEPNHEQIEKYLRDSLMLVTALNPHIGYENAAKIAKKAFADNSTLKEAAVQLELLTEEQFDDYVNPKEMTYPK from the coding sequence ATGGAATATCGGGTGGAAAAAGATACATTAGGAGAAATACATGTGCCCGCTGACAAATTTTGGGGGGCACAAACACAGCGGAGTAAGCAAAATTTCCCTATCGGCAATGAAGAAATGCCAGCTGAAGTGATTAAAGCGTTTGCCATCTTGAAAAAAAGTGCTGCCAAAGCTAACAGTGAACTAGGGCTTTTGGAACAAGAAAAGGCAGAGGCAATTGCCCATGCTGCAGATCAAATCATAAACGGCACACTTGATGAACATTTTCCGTTGGTTGTATGGCAGACAGGAAGCGGTACACAGTCCAATATGAATGTAAATGAAGTGATTGCACATGCCGGGAGCAATTGGCTAAAAGAACAAGGCAGTGAGTTGCAACTGCATCCAAACGATGATGTCAATAAATCACAAAGCTCCAATGATACGTATCCGACGGCAATGCACATTGCGTTCGCATTAAAATTAGAAGATGTGGTGCTTCCTGCCTTGCAAACGATGAAAAATACCTTGCATGAAAAAATGAATGCGTTTCAAGATATCGTTAAAATTGGCCGTACCCATTTACAGGACGCAACACCATTGACCCTGGGACAGGAAGTAAGCGGCTGGCATCGGATGCTTGAAAAATCCGAGCAGATGATCAGCGAAAGTTTACATCATGTTAAACAGCTTGCCATTGGCGGGACAGCGGTTGGAACAGGACTAAATGCGCACCCGGATTTTTCGGAGGCAGTTACAAAAGCTATAAGTGAGGTTACTGGTAAACAATTTATTTCCGCACCAAATAAATTTCATGCACTGACAAGTCACGATGAAGCCGTCTTTGCGCATGGTGCACTTAAAGGACTTGCTAGCGACCTAATGAAAATCGCTAATGATGTACGCTGGCTGGCAAGCGGACCACGTTGCGGAATTGGCGAAATCTCTATCCCGGCGAATGAACCCGGAAGCTCTATTATGCCGGGAAAAGTCAATCCAACACAAAGTGAAGCGGTCACGATGGCAGCAGCTCAGGTAATGGGAAATGATGCTACTATCGGTTTTGCAGCTAGCCAAGGCAATTTTGAACTGAATGTGTTCAAACCGGTCATTGCGTATAACTTCTTGCAGTCCGCTCAGTTACTTGCAGACAGCATTCTGTCATTTGACGAACGGTGTGTACAAGGCATCGAGCCGAATCATGAACAAATTGAGAAATATTTGCGTGATTCCTTAATGCTAGTAACTGCACTAAATCCGCATATTGGTTATGAGAATGCAGCTAAGATTGCCAAGAAAGCATTCGCCGATAATTCAACATTAAAAGAAGCCGCCGTTCAGCTAGAACTATTGACTGAAGAACAATTTGACGATTATGTCAATCCGAAAGAAATGACCTATCCAAAATAA
- a CDS encoding AzlD domain-containing protein, translating into MIIAIIIGMALVTMIPRVIPAFIVDKLQFRDWMNRWLNAIPFAALGALIFPGIMTVIPDKPVIGLIGGAVAVALAYLGLNVILVVAGAIVTVFLLTM; encoded by the coding sequence ATGATTATAGCCATCATCATTGGTATGGCTCTTGTAACGATGATTCCAAGGGTCATTCCTGCATTTATTGTTGATAAGCTGCAATTCCGGGATTGGATGAATCGCTGGCTGAATGCTATTCCATTTGCTGCTTTAGGTGCACTTATCTTTCCCGGAATCATGACGGTTATTCCTGATAAACCGGTGATTGGTCTTATTGGTGGAGCTGTGGCAGTAGCCCTTGCATATTTGGGATTGAATGTCATTTTAGTCGTTGCCGGTGCTATTGTTACAGTATTTCTCTTAACGATGTGA
- a CDS encoding MFS transporter, with protein MLNLMGSHLKKQEKLWIILSLATIPLIMTLGNSMLIPILPVMEKELDISKLESSYIITTYSVVAIFLIPIAGFLSDRFGRKKVIIPALIITGLGGLVAGWASQVMDQAFLVVIAGRVLQGIGASGAFPIVLPLVGDIFKDDEEASSTLGIIETSNTVGKVLSPILGAALAALVWFLPFYSIPVLCIISVLMVSFLVKNKGGEEQGTHFKEYLSMAKDVFKEHGKWLVAVFLIGAILMFILFGFLFYLSSILEDKYDYKGIWKGLLLAIPLLALSIASFVSGRMIKGKLTVMKWVTFIGIILAGASVAVIPFMDHPVYLLSVFFVCGVGIGMSLPCLDALITESLEKTVRGIITSIYTSMRFIGVAAGPPVIAVMMKGNIIWMASLLTIFALIAGFLGYRNINP; from the coding sequence ATGTTGAATCTTATGGGAAGTCACCTTAAAAAGCAGGAGAAACTATGGATTATCCTTTCATTGGCAACAATCCCGCTGATTATGACGCTGGGAAATTCGATGCTCATCCCGATTTTACCGGTGATGGAAAAAGAACTGGACATATCCAAGCTCGAATCAAGTTATATCATTACAACTTATTCAGTTGTAGCCATTTTTTTAATTCCAATTGCAGGTTTTCTGTCGGATCGATTCGGCAGGAAAAAAGTGATTATTCCTGCGTTGATTATCACAGGTCTTGGAGGATTGGTGGCCGGATGGGCCTCACAAGTAATGGATCAAGCATTTCTCGTTGTCATAGCCGGCAGAGTTCTGCAAGGGATTGGTGCATCAGGAGCGTTTCCAATTGTATTGCCGCTTGTAGGGGATATATTTAAAGATGACGAGGAAGCAAGCTCAACGCTTGGCATTATTGAAACGTCCAATACGGTCGGTAAAGTGTTAAGTCCGATTTTAGGTGCGGCACTCGCGGCACTTGTCTGGTTTCTTCCGTTTTATTCAATTCCGGTTTTATGTATTATTTCTGTTCTGATGGTTAGCTTCCTGGTTAAGAATAAGGGAGGGGAAGAACAGGGGACACATTTCAAGGAATATTTATCGATGGCAAAAGATGTGTTCAAAGAGCATGGTAAGTGGTTGGTGGCAGTTTTTCTCATTGGTGCCATTTTAATGTTCATTTTGTTTGGTTTTTTATTTTACTTATCGAGCATTCTTGAAGATAAATACGATTACAAAGGGATATGGAAAGGCCTTTTACTGGCGATACCTTTATTGGCATTATCGATCGCCTCATTTGTTAGTGGACGGATGATTAAAGGAAAACTGACCGTCATGAAGTGGGTGACATTCATCGGCATTATCCTTGCTGGTGCATCAGTGGCGGTAATTCCGTTTATGGACCATCCAGTTTACTTACTGTCCGTCTTTTTTGTTTGTGGCGTTGGAATTGGCATGTCGCTTCCATGTCTTGACGCACTGATTACGGAAAGTCTGGAAAAGACGGTTCGAGGGATCATTACATCCATTTACACGTCCATGCGGTTTATCGGAGTTGCCGCTGGTCCACCCGTGATTGCTGTTATGATGAAAGGAAATATTATTTGGATGGCCAGTCTATTAACCATATTCGCGCTTATTGCAGGTTTTCTCGGATATCGGAACATTAACCCTTGA
- a CDS encoding exonuclease SbcCD subunit D, with protein sequence MGEISFIHAADLHLDSPFQGLSHIPESMFEKVKNSTFEALDRLVQAAIDKQVDFVLLVGDLYDNEKQSLKAQVRLRNAFEKLKQHHIHVYMSHGNHDFIGGNSNPITYPDNVFVFPDENVTHFTYEKNKETLAVIYGFSYENRSVTAEKAREYELVSWANIPYHIAMLHGSLYSNTEHDVYAPFHLADLTATDFDYWALGHIHQREVLKSAPPVVYPGNIQGRNSKESGKKGCYHVVLSEKGTQFTFLPLQSIEFNKLTIDISCCNEAHQLETVIREEIEKARGNSGPALIQLTLSGAESHFREWKQAADEMIQLVNEAFVHQNDWTYIYRYTFDWTETNSFQALKRSGHFAGELLRHANEANIQSYLDDLYRHRQAKKYLHAMSKEQEVRVKQRAKQLLVEGLFDKGGD encoded by the coding sequence ATGGGGGAGATATCGTTTATCCATGCAGCGGATTTGCATTTAGACAGTCCGTTCCAAGGGCTTTCACACATTCCGGAGAGCATGTTTGAAAAAGTGAAGAACAGTACCTTCGAGGCATTAGACCGACTTGTACAAGCGGCAATTGATAAACAGGTGGATTTTGTACTGCTTGTGGGAGATCTGTATGATAATGAAAAACAGAGCTTGAAAGCACAAGTCCGGCTGCGAAATGCATTTGAAAAACTAAAGCAACATCACATTCATGTATATATGTCGCACGGTAATCATGATTTTATTGGTGGTAATAGTAACCCAATAACCTATCCGGATAATGTATTTGTTTTTCCCGATGAGAATGTAACCCATTTCACCTATGAAAAAAATAAGGAAACGCTGGCGGTTATCTACGGTTTTAGCTATGAAAATCGTTCGGTCACAGCAGAAAAAGCGCGGGAATATGAGCTGGTATCCTGGGCGAATATTCCATACCATATCGCCATGCTTCATGGTAGTTTATACAGCAATACAGAACATGATGTGTATGCGCCGTTCCATTTGGCAGACCTGACCGCAACGGATTTTGATTATTGGGCACTAGGACACATCCATCAGCGGGAGGTACTTAAATCGGCTCCACCGGTTGTGTATCCCGGCAATATACAAGGGAGAAACAGCAAGGAGTCGGGGAAAAAGGGTTGTTATCATGTTGTGTTATCTGAGAAAGGCACGCAGTTTACCTTCCTGCCGCTACAATCCATTGAATTCAACAAACTGACCATTGATATTTCCTGCTGCAATGAAGCACACCAACTTGAGACAGTCATTCGTGAGGAGATAGAGAAAGCGCGGGGGAATAGTGGACCGGCATTAATACAACTAACATTAAGCGGTGCCGAAAGTCATTTCCGGGAATGGAAGCAAGCTGCAGATGAAATGATACAACTTGTGAATGAGGCGTTTGTGCACCAGAACGACTGGACATACATATACCGCTATACGTTTGACTGGACAGAAACTAATTCATTCCAAGCATTAAAGCGGAGTGGGCATTTTGCCGGGGAATTACTCAGACATGCGAATGAGGCGAACATCCAATCATACTTAGACGACCTCTACCGACATAGGCAGGCGAAAAAATATTTACACGCCATGTCCAAGGAACAGGAAGTGCGTGTGAAACAAAGGGCCAAACAGCTGCTTGTTGAAGGTTTATTCGACAAGGGAGGTGACTAA
- a CDS encoding alpha/beta-type small acid-soluble spore protein, which yields MANNNSQNSNQLVVPGAEQALNQMKTEIAQEFGVNLGADTTSRANGSVGGEITKRLVQTAQSQFSGQQ from the coding sequence ATGGCAAATAACAACAGTCAAAACTCAAACCAATTAGTTGTTCCTGGAGCAGAGCAAGCGCTTAACCAAATGAAAACTGAGATTGCACAAGAATTTGGTGTGAACCTTGGTGCTGACACTACTTCCCGTGCTAACGGTTCTGTTGGTGGTGAAATTACCAAGCGCCTGGTTCAGACTGCACAGTCTCAATTTAGTGGACAACAATAA
- a CDS encoding MFS transporter → MNKPNLQLSLQSLSLIAGFMVWVLISSLMPIINEEVQLTSGQLSFVTAVPVILGSLLRVPLGFYTNRFGAKNMFILSFIVLLFPVFYLSIADSFFDLILSGLFLGVGGATFSIGVTSLPKYYSKDKHGFVNGIYALGNAGTAITTFGAPVIASSIGWENTVRLYLVLMLVFIVFNFFLGDKDEAKEKVSMVEQLKSVYRNQILWFLSLFYFITFGAFVAFTVYLPNFLVDNYGLTPGDAGLRTAGFIVLATIIRPVGGFLADKLNAHIILMIIFLGISASGVLLSFTPTIELYTVGTLSVAVFAGIGNGTVFKLVPLHFSKQAGVVNGIVAAIGGLGGFFPPIVLSTVFNLTGHYAIGFMALSEFALVSFVIVVYMYYQDRLSLERKIIEGTAEGIMITDKHAIIQDVNPAFTRITGYEEEEAIGKKPSILSSGKHDKSFYEKMWQTIHEQGYWEGEIWNKRKDGEIYVEWLTISQLNNDKGNPQYYVGTMSDISAAKDDI, encoded by the coding sequence ATGAATAAGCCAAATCTACAATTATCGCTTCAATCATTAAGTCTTATTGCGGGATTTATGGTATGGGTATTAATCTCCTCACTCATGCCGATTATTAATGAAGAAGTACAATTAACATCCGGCCAGTTGTCATTCGTTACAGCAGTTCCAGTTATTCTTGGCTCTTTATTGCGCGTTCCGTTAGGTTTTTATACGAATCGCTTTGGTGCGAAAAATATGTTCATTTTGAGTTTTATTGTACTTTTATTTCCTGTGTTCTATTTAAGCATTGCTGATTCTTTCTTTGATTTAATTCTTAGCGGACTCTTTTTGGGTGTTGGTGGAGCAACATTTTCCATTGGGGTTACTTCGTTGCCAAAATACTATTCAAAGGATAAACACGGTTTCGTTAACGGTATTTATGCTTTAGGAAATGCGGGTACTGCGATTACAACGTTCGGTGCTCCGGTTATTGCCTCCTCTATCGGTTGGGAAAATACTGTCCGTTTATATTTAGTGTTAATGCTCGTGTTTATTGTATTTAACTTCTTTTTAGGTGATAAAGACGAGGCTAAAGAAAAGGTCTCCATGGTGGAGCAGTTAAAAAGTGTTTATCGTAACCAAATACTATGGTTTTTAAGTCTCTTTTATTTTATTACATTTGGTGCCTTCGTTGCATTTACAGTCTACTTACCCAATTTTCTAGTTGATAATTATGGATTGACCCCTGGTGATGCCGGGCTTCGTACGGCAGGATTTATTGTTTTGGCAACAATAATTCGTCCAGTTGGTGGATTCCTTGCTGATAAGTTGAATGCGCATATTATATTAATGATTATTTTTCTTGGTATAAGTGCTTCCGGTGTACTATTGTCTTTCACACCGACGATTGAGCTATATACAGTCGGCACATTATCAGTTGCTGTTTTCGCCGGTATTGGAAATGGTACTGTATTTAAGCTTGTTCCACTTCACTTTTCTAAGCAAGCAGGGGTCGTCAACGGGATTGTTGCTGCTATTGGTGGATTAGGTGGGTTCTTTCCGCCCATCGTATTGAGTACCGTATTTAATCTAACTGGTCATTATGCGATTGGATTTATGGCGTTATCCGAGTTTGCCTTAGTAAGCTTTGTTATCGTCGTGTATATGTATTATCAGGACAGGTTAAGTTTAGAAAGGAAAATTATCGAAGGCACTGCTGAAGGGATCATGATTACTGATAAGCATGCCATTATTCAGGATGTAAACCCTGCTTTCACACGAATTACAGGTTATGAAGAAGAGGAAGCAATAGGAAAAAAACCAAGCATTCTTAGCTCTGGAAAACATGATAAATCATTTTATGAAAAAATGTGGCAAACCATTCATGAACAAGGATATTGGGAAGGCGAAATCTGGAATAAACGAAAAGATGGCGAAATATATGTAGAATGGTTAACCATCAGTCAGTTGAACAACGACAAAGGTAACCCACAATATTATGTAGGAACGATGAGTGACATATCAGCTGCAAAGGACGACATTTAA
- a CDS encoding AzlC family ABC transporter permease encodes MDTELAEEQHASPTIHMIRKGFTVGLPIMLGYLPIAITYGVLAKQSGMSLMELTLMSVMVFAGASQFMGANMIAVGAGALEIIVATFVLNFRHFVMSLSFMNRLRDIGLKWKVPLSLGLTDETFAVSALHTKEASAEKGAYFYASLILTAYASWVGGSFLGGLLGEIIPTQLSQSMGIALYAMFIGLLIPSVKKEWGVGLVAVIAMLINTIFNQFLSDGWAIVAGTVLGGLSGVFLLKGETS; translated from the coding sequence ATGGATACAGAATTGGCCGAGGAACAGCATGCATCCCCAACAATACATATGATTCGAAAGGGTTTCACTGTTGGACTTCCGATTATGCTCGGATACCTGCCGATAGCGATTACGTATGGTGTCTTGGCGAAACAATCGGGAATGTCACTGATGGAATTGACATTGATGAGTGTTATGGTTTTTGCTGGTGCTAGTCAGTTTATGGGAGCAAACATGATTGCCGTTGGTGCTGGGGCACTCGAAATTATCGTTGCAACTTTTGTGCTGAACTTCCGCCATTTTGTGATGAGTCTGTCGTTTATGAATCGATTGCGGGATATAGGCTTGAAATGGAAAGTCCCCTTATCACTAGGACTGACCGATGAAACTTTTGCTGTATCCGCACTGCATACGAAAGAAGCAAGCGCAGAAAAAGGTGCTTACTTTTATGCATCACTTATTCTGACAGCTTATGCTTCCTGGGTTGGCGGATCTTTTTTAGGTGGGCTGCTCGGTGAAATCATTCCAACACAATTAAGCCAGAGTATGGGCATTGCTTTATACGCGATGTTCATCGGCTTACTCATCCCGTCGGTGAAAAAAGAGTGGGGTGTTGGGCTGGTTGCCGTTATAGCGATGCTGATTAATACCATTTTTAATCAATTCCTGAGTGACGGCTGGGCAATTGTAGCCGGCACGGTATTAGGCGGATTAAGTGGCGTATTTCTATTGAAGGGGGAGACTTCATGA
- a CDS encoding YlbF family regulator: protein MANIYDSAYDLEKAIRNSDEFKNLQQAYEAVMADPNAKQMFDNFRNTQMELQEKQMQGQEISEEEVEQARKVVELVQQHEDISNLMEEEQRLNVVINDVSRIITKPLEELYGNPEDDSNE from the coding sequence GTGGCTAATATTTATGATAGTGCGTATGATTTAGAAAAGGCGATTCGTAACAGTGATGAGTTCAAGAACTTACAGCAAGCTTACGAGGCTGTCATGGCTGATCCAAACGCAAAGCAAATGTTCGACAACTTCAGGAATACACAGATGGAATTGCAGGAAAAGCAGATGCAAGGCCAGGAAATTTCCGAAGAAGAAGTAGAACAAGCACGTAAAGTTGTTGAATTAGTGCAGCAGCATGAAGATATCTCGAATTTGATGGAAGAGGAACAGCGCTTAAACGTTGTCATTAATGACGTCAGCCGGATTATTACCAAACCGCTCGAAGAACTGTATGGCAACCCGGAAGACGATTCAAACGAATAA
- a CDS encoding IDEAL domain-containing protein, producing the protein MNRQKEGYRFYRYNGKTLYAKREISYELRLNAQLVLDELCFNWNKLKLEEAVNHSIDTGNKEQFLRLSKEYRNFVWE; encoded by the coding sequence ATGAACCGGCAAAAAGAAGGATACCGGTTTTATCGTTACAATGGGAAAACACTTTATGCAAAACGGGAGATTTCTTACGAGTTGAGACTGAATGCACAATTAGTGCTGGATGAACTATGTTTTAATTGGAATAAGTTGAAATTGGAAGAAGCGGTTAATCATTCCATTGATACAGGGAATAAGGAACAATTCCTGCGATTAAGCAAGGAATACAGAAATTTTGTTTGGGAATAA
- a CDS encoding ATP-binding protein has product MQLKEATIFGFGKWVDYTIDFTDHNFICIYGNNESGKTTIQQFLLFMLFGMPPKKRADYRPKTSSKMGGRLTVEDPEAGIYTIERLHDVRNGKAVCYTPDGNEHGETWLQERLNGMTKETYQSIFTFSAVDLLDIRHMKEDDVGEVLLGIGMTGSNSIHTLEKQLEAELGDLFKPFGKKPTINQQLTSMDTLYSSLQEYRETKDEYRTKREKLNQLTTEMEQLQVQLDEAKDAVFRLDKKLQAFPVLKDYQKVKEQYQSYPEQLTFPENGIERLEQLNEYLMPMKSELSVLQHNLEEYKTKRDAIRNDFYHSDVYEQLETIIQRKQNWLDCQQELHRYEEAIQKLAWQIGKELNQLNAGISVDDLTSLQLPFSAEKIWNQVKRDHDQIVVMKEQLEREHKQLLKEQAYLNEQKDKLQASLTDEAQEHALQETIRQYHREEHMQWDLAEQTNQWNQLKQRKEKNALNWLVVGIGMCVALMVAAVMQGAMYLWGIAGIIFFVSIGQWAVRKQSFREFEKMFTSKHPQSSQVTEEMKREAEQLLSENEQKKQELSIVQDKLQSNEMEILKWEEKQSGLDQRENRLTKQIANQYRQYPFLERIEIAYWPAFYHTLKHVLDLQQDKEQQEWEYDKRLQESKQFENWTQRTFRDMNWEDTGKSVEDKLADMEHVLQKYRDDLARMEQYDQWIAETEARRRQVQKKMRVYEEAWTQLMTVAGTDTQEEYLKKGKQLKEKQEYANRMSELDNQLARILPGDDYETFITMELSEEHVLKSAYESESDRIDELERTIEKKRELRADMNAELAALETSESYSEALHRFTIEQEKLESLAEEWAVLKAAKEMLTETKRNYRRNYMGQVTDKTTYYFHQLTQKAYNAIYPPEENKPFRVEARDGIRYDVNELSQATIDQLYVSLRLGISEVMSEKHRLPFIIDDAFVHFDPSRTKQVIALLSEVSQRQQIILFTCKTSVVEAATDASLIESDSSVRIPLP; this is encoded by the coding sequence GTGCAATTAAAAGAGGCGACAATTTTTGGTTTTGGTAAATGGGTTGACTATACGATAGACTTTACGGATCATAACTTCATTTGCATATATGGTAATAATGAATCAGGAAAGACGACAATTCAGCAGTTTCTCTTATTCATGCTGTTTGGCATGCCTCCTAAAAAACGCGCCGACTACAGGCCAAAGACGAGCAGCAAAATGGGAGGAAGACTAACAGTGGAGGATCCTGAAGCTGGTATATATACTATCGAACGGCTGCATGACGTGCGTAATGGCAAGGCGGTATGCTATACGCCGGATGGCAACGAACACGGAGAAACATGGCTGCAGGAGCGGCTGAACGGAATGACGAAAGAAACCTACCAATCCATTTTCACATTTTCCGCTGTCGATTTGCTGGATATCAGACACATGAAAGAAGATGACGTAGGCGAAGTACTACTCGGTATCGGAATGACCGGTTCCAACAGTATTCATACACTGGAAAAGCAACTGGAGGCAGAACTGGGGGATTTGTTCAAACCATTTGGCAAAAAGCCGACCATCAATCAGCAGTTAACATCGATGGATACGCTATATTCATCGTTGCAAGAATATCGGGAAACAAAGGATGAATATCGGACGAAAAGGGAAAAGCTAAACCAATTGACAACTGAGATGGAGCAGTTGCAGGTACAGTTGGATGAAGCAAAAGATGCTGTTTTTCGGCTGGACAAGAAACTACAAGCTTTCCCTGTTCTGAAAGATTATCAAAAAGTGAAAGAACAATACCAGTCCTACCCGGAGCAACTAACTTTTCCGGAAAATGGAATCGAGCGGCTTGAACAACTGAATGAATACTTGATGCCGATGAAAAGCGAATTATCCGTGCTTCAGCATAACTTAGAAGAATATAAAACGAAAAGGGATGCTATCCGGAATGATTTTTATCATAGTGATGTTTATGAACAGCTGGAGACGATTATACAGCGAAAACAGAACTGGCTTGATTGTCAACAAGAGCTGCATCGATATGAGGAAGCTATACAGAAGCTAGCGTGGCAAATCGGAAAAGAACTGAATCAGCTTAATGCTGGCATTTCCGTCGACGATTTAACATCGTTGCAATTGCCTTTTTCTGCTGAGAAGATATGGAATCAGGTGAAACGTGATCATGACCAGATTGTTGTGATGAAGGAACAGCTGGAGAGAGAACACAAACAGCTGCTGAAAGAGCAAGCGTACCTGAATGAGCAAAAAGACAAGTTGCAGGCGTCATTGACAGATGAAGCACAGGAACATGCGCTACAGGAAACAATCCGTCAATACCATCGTGAGGAACATATGCAATGGGACTTAGCCGAACAGACGAATCAGTGGAATCAGTTGAAACAGAGAAAAGAAAAGAATGCTTTAAACTGGCTTGTTGTCGGAATTGGTATGTGTGTTGCTCTGATGGTTGCAGCGGTTATGCAGGGTGCCATGTATCTGTGGGGGATTGCTGGTATCATTTTTTTTGTATCTATCGGGCAGTGGGCAGTGAGAAAACAGTCTTTCCGCGAATTTGAAAAGATGTTTACATCCAAGCATCCACAATCCAGTCAAGTGACCGAAGAAATGAAACGGGAAGCGGAACAACTTCTTTCAGAAAATGAACAAAAGAAACAGGAATTATCTATTGTGCAAGATAAACTACAGTCAAACGAAATGGAGATTTTAAAATGGGAAGAAAAGCAGTCGGGACTGGACCAACGCGAAAACCGTTTGACTAAACAAATTGCGAATCAGTATAGGCAATATCCGTTTTTGGAACGGATTGAAATAGCTTATTGGCCGGCATTTTATCACACGCTCAAACATGTGCTTGATTTGCAGCAAGATAAAGAGCAGCAGGAATGGGAATATGACAAACGACTACAGGAAAGCAAGCAATTTGAAAACTGGACACAACGCACTTTTCGTGATATGAATTGGGAAGATACTGGTAAGTCGGTGGAAGATAAATTAGCAGATATGGAGCATGTACTGCAAAAATATCGGGATGATTTAGCCAGAATGGAACAGTATGATCAATGGATTGCCGAAACAGAAGCTAGAAGGCGACAAGTACAGAAAAAAATGCGTGTGTATGAAGAAGCGTGGACACAACTGATGACCGTCGCCGGAACGGATACCCAAGAGGAATACCTGAAAAAAGGGAAGCAACTGAAGGAAAAGCAGGAATATGCCAATAGAATGTCTGAATTGGACAATCAATTGGCAAGAATATTACCGGGGGATGACTATGAAACCTTCATTACAATGGAGCTGTCTGAAGAGCATGTACTAAAATCAGCATATGAAAGCGAATCAGACCGGATTGACGAACTCGAGCGCACCATTGAAAAAAAACGGGAGTTACGGGCGGATATGAATGCAGAACTTGCCGCGTTGGAGACGTCAGAATCATACTCCGAGGCACTGCACCGCTTTACAATAGAACAAGAAAAACTTGAAAGCTTAGCTGAGGAATGGGCGGTGTTGAAAGCCGCTAAGGAAATGCTTACAGAAACAAAACGGAACTATCGTCGTAATTATATGGGACAAGTTACGGACAAAACGACATATTATTTCCACCAACTTACACAGAAAGCATACAATGCCATTTATCCTCCTGAAGAAAACAAGCCATTTCGAGTTGAAGCCAGAGATGGTATACGGTATGATGTAAACGAGCTTTCACAAGCAACGATTGATCAGTTGTACGTCTCCCTACGATTGGGAATTAGTGAAGTGATGAGTGAAAAACATCGTCTCCCGTTCATTATTGATGATGCATTTGTTCACTTTGACCCTTCTCGGACAAAACAGGTCATAGCTTTGTTGTCGGAGGTGTCCCAGCGACAACAGATTATATTGTTTACTTGTAAGACAAGTGTGGTAGAAGCCGCAACAGATGCGAGCTTGATTGAATCCGACAGTTCTGTTCGCATTCCCTTGCCATAA
- a CDS encoding YhzD family protein, whose translation MRTYHLTVFDKTGEKLLDESFEASSNDEAKNIGHQKLTEKGYNNYTHRCVAPNAKLVLFHR comes from the coding sequence ATGAGGACATATCATTTGACTGTCTTTGACAAAACCGGGGAGAAACTGCTTGATGAGTCATTTGAAGCTTCCAGTAATGATGAAGCGAAGAACATCGGTCATCAGAAACTTACCGAAAAAGGGTACAACAACTATACCCACCGCTGTGTCGCACCGAATGCAAAACTCGTGCTATTCCACCGTTAA